The following coding sequences lie in one Ostrea edulis chromosome 8, xbOstEdul1.1, whole genome shotgun sequence genomic window:
- the LOC125662968 gene encoding ATP-dependent DNA helicase RecQ-like produces MAAPTIDNIVEELLPDFGVNALKPEQKEIISNITKKKDCIAVLPTGFGKSLPFQVYAAAQKRTSREAGHVLVCSPLIGLMKDQTKKLSRISYLSVGYKDRGFDIDESVGSMMDQVKIPAFTRGK; encoded by the exons ATGGCGGCGCCTACAATCGACAACATTGTCGAAGAACTATTACCGGATTTTGGCGTGAACGCTCTGAAACCGGAACAGAAGGAAATAATTAGCAATATTACAAAGAAGAAAGATTGCATTGCTGTCTTGCCAACTGGGTTTGGAAAGTCGTTGCCATTCCAGGTTTACGCTGCAGCTCAGAAACGAACTAGTCGTGAGGCTGGACATGTACTCGTATGTTCGCCATTGATAGGCCTGATGAAGGACCAGACCAAAAAGCTGTCTCGTATCAGTTACTTAAGCGTTGGCTACAAAG ACCGGGGTTTTGATATAGATGAAAGTGTGGGCTCGATGATGGACCAGGTAAAAATTCCAGCATTTACTCGTGGCAAGTGA